One Candidatus Peregrinibacteria bacterium DNA window includes the following coding sequences:
- a CDS encoding ComF family protein, whose product MKQIVSLLATFLDFFFPRICLGCDMEGAYLCHTCENLLKETVSQNSLHTDFLDTVFIACEYDNQNLIGKLIKRIKYKFSEELADSLADIVVQNLIDSIDWSNIGILIPVPLSKERRKWRGFNQAELIGGKIVRRLNKLGIDTRIEDEILRKVKDTPPQAACSSKLERLANVENAFEVNKNIRPPNAVILFDDVYTTGTTMNECAKTLKNAGVKNVFGLVIAKKKV is encoded by the coding sequence GTGAAACAAATTGTATCTTTGCTCGCGACTTTCCTCGATTTTTTCTTCCCAAGAATATGTCTCGGATGTGACATGGAAGGCGCATACCTATGCCATACTTGCGAAAACCTCTTAAAAGAAACGGTGTCTCAGAACTCGCTTCATACCGACTTCCTGGATACTGTTTTTATAGCATGTGAATATGACAACCAAAACTTGATAGGGAAACTTATAAAACGTATCAAATATAAATTCTCTGAAGAATTAGCGGATTCGCTCGCAGATATCGTAGTACAGAATTTAATTGATTCTATAGATTGGAGTAATATCGGTATTCTTATCCCTGTGCCATTATCAAAAGAAAGGCGAAAATGGAGAGGGTTTAATCAAGCCGAGCTTATTGGGGGTAAAATTGTAAGGCGATTGAATAAGCTTGGAATTGATACACGAATCGAGGATGAAATCTTGAGAAAGGTGAAGGACACGCCGCCGCAGGCGGCGTGCTCATCAAAGCTGGAACGCTTAGCCAATGTGGAAAACGCCTTCGAAGTAAATAAAAACATACGACCACCAAATGCAGTTATCTTGTTCGATGATGTCTATACTACTGGCACTACTATGAATGAATGTGCCAAGACTTTAAAAAATGCCGGTGTAAAAAACGTATTTGGTTTGGTTATTGCGAAAAAAAAAGTATAA